A stretch of DNA from Rhizoctonia solani chromosome 9, complete sequence:
GGTCGGGATCATGCCGGTTGCGTCCGACGAGGCCGCCTTGGAGCTCATGAACGATTCTCCATATGGCCTGACTGCGTCCATCTGGACGTCTGATAAGCCTGAGTCTGAGGCCGCCTTTTTGAAATTAGTCGATCAGCTCGAAACTGGCACTGTATTCCTCAATCGGTGCGACTACCTTGACCCTGCGCTTGCATGGACTGGAGTCAAGGATAGCGGGAGAGGTGTGAGCTTGAGTAAATTTGGTGAGCGAGATATGGTTGAGGTTGCTCCGACTGAAACAAACTTTTATAATTAAATTCGTAGGCTACGATCAACTTACTCGCGCTAAATCCGTTCATATGAAGATTGTTACATAAATGTATTTTTCAATGAAAATACCGAGTGGTGGCCAAATATATAATGCAAGCGCGATACCAAGCCTGAGCTGACCTTTGAATCGCCACCCTCGAGGGTTGTCAACCTTGGAGTCGTGATCGTGATTAGAAGTTACCTAGATCTCCTACACCAGTAGCCAATTCTGTCATAATTTCTTCTGAAACCTGTGCaactgcatatatccaatcTTGATGCGTTAGTTATCGAAGCTGACTACAGACCACGTTGACTTCTTGGAAGTGGCGTGCTGTGCACGGGCATTGTTCTTGCCATCACTCCTTCGAATAAAACAGGGAAGGAGGGTTTGCGCAAGCTCTTGGGCTGTATATATACCTTGAAGTTCTCTTGGAAGGCTTCTGCGCTACCTTCTCACCTCCATGAGGTATCTGTGGCTCGGTCTTTTGCTCGCATTGAGCACGTGTGCTGCATCTCTGCCAAGAGAACTACACAACCCTGAGGCGGTTGATAAACTAGTGAGTGTTGCCCATTCCAACAACATAGCACTGTACTTACCTTTCCCCATTTCTATAGCTCAATGCGCGTCAGACTTCATCTGCCGCGTCTAGTTCCACAGATGCTCCCGCTCAGTCCGCAACCAGCATAAATTCTGCGGCACCCTTcccaacaacaagttctGTGGCGTCTTTGACGACTCCTACGAATGATGCTACCACAACAGTATCTGTTGTGGTTACGTCAACCCGAACATCCAGTATGACTAGCCCCACGtcttcgtcatcatcatcatccacTCAGTCGTCGACATCAACTCATTCGTCGAGCTCAGAAACGACCTCCATGACACCCACTTCCGCGCCTCTTACCGACATCAATGTGCCCTTTTACCAGTCCAAATACTACGCGATGATCATCGCGCTCTGTTGTTTCGCGGTTGGCCTGCTCATCGCCTTTATTGTTTCAGTCGTCATTGCTTTGCGCGCCCGATCCGACGTTGGTGATCTCCGAGACAGACTGAACAGATACGAGGAGCAGATGTACTTGAGCAAACAAGAGGACTCGACATCCTATGTCGGATACGCGGTTCCTCATAGCTTCGGACAGCGATCTTACGGTCGGGTTTCTACCAACGACTCGGATAGTACATTAGTCACTCGTTCGCGCCAACCGACCAGTACCAGTGGAGGTCAGCGAGAGTTCGGTGTTATCTCGCCGTCTCCACTTGGACAAGGAACAAAACCAAAAAGTCGCTCTCAAACAGGACAACGCCGAGTCACATTCAGCGATGAGGGGCCCTCGACGGATGAAGCACCGCTCCTGTCATCCAGTGTTTTCCGCGATTCCATACCTCAATATGCTCCACAGTACTCGCAAGCGCCTGCGCCCAAACCAATTGATCCGTATGGTTCCTCAGCGCTTGCGCAGTCACCACCCCAGTTTCCGGCctctccacctccacaaACCACTTTTGAATCCACCCCGTTTACGCCCGCACTGGCGCTGGGTCCCAGAGTGAACAGTCCAACCCGAGTTGCTTCGCCCCCAATACGCCGACTGCCTGCCACTCCCGACCTCTCTTCGAGTGAACAAGATGACGTATATGCAAACCCATTCCCCCCTGCGCAAGATCATTCAGCGAATGGCAATTACCAATACCGCTAAATAACTTATTTAATGAATTCTCTACTTGTATTTATTTCATTGAAGCTTCCTTGAACAATTGTCTCCAAGATTGGGATTGCTTGGATTATTATTTTATTGTGTATCGATTATGATCTTCATAGTACAAAATCTTCATGAGTTTTCGAGAGCTTTAAAGGTATATGCACATAGTTCCCTCGGAGAGGAGGTTCGGAGCATGCTACTATAGCATATGCGCGGATGCATATTGGCACAAGAAGCCCGAGGCTCTCGTAGCGGCTAGTTCTGATTCAGGCTGTGTAACCTCTCCGATAGTGTGCTATTTTTGTGAGAGGCCTAGATCTGGATAGGCTAGATCTAGAAACGCGTGCCACTGGCCTGGTGGGCCTAGCGCTTGTCAGGACCAACTTATTTCGAATTGGTTGAACATGTTCCTTGGTCACTTTATTGCGACCACGACTTTCTATTCATACAGGGCTTGCATTACCATCGGCGGATACAGATAGCTTGTTCGACTATGTATACTAGCTGAGCGTCGGCTGGATGAATATTTGCAAATCTCTGGTACTTGCGTGGGTACGATTTCAGCCTTGGTAGGTCTGTACCCTATGACCAGCTAAATCATATACTCAGCTGGGACATAAGAAGATTCTGTAAAGCCCTTCGAGCACTAGCGAGCTAAAAGAAAGTTATACATCGATATTGAATTAACTATACTCGAAAAACCTTGTTCATATAGTCAGCTCTGCTTAGCGACCGGATGCTCTAAAGTTCGCACCTATCTCCAACAAGTTACTGTGTTGTATTGCGTTTTCTCTAGTTGAATATGGCCACGCCCAGCGTTTAGACTACAAAGTTATATTCTTGGTTTCTTATTCCTAACTTGAGGTTACTAATGCAAAAAATTACGTACTCGGTAACGCTACTGATGAGTGACGCTCATCTCGTGCCTATGGTCATTCTGTACTCGTCCTGGTATAAAACACATCTACGGTCAATCCTAGTTCCTCACTCCGGTAGTCACTTCCCACTTTTCTTACTCTTCTTTCTTCAGCGCTAGCGCTTTCGTGACAGGTTCACTCTTCAGCTCTTCATCTTTACATCATGTTCTCCAAGTCGCAGGTCGCTTCCATTCTCCTTGCTCTCTTTGCTGCCACCGCAGTCAACGCACACGGTGCCATCGTTGCTGTCAAGGGCGAGAACGGCGTCAACGGTCAGGCATTTGGCGTCGTTGACACTACTCCCCGTGATGGTACCAAGCGCAACCCCTTCCAGGTCAGTTGTCGTCTACTGTTATGTGGGGTAAGAAGGTTAGAACTGACGGAACGGACAGACCGACACATCCATCATCCGTGACAAGGAAATCGCCAGCGGCGATGCCCAAGCTTGCGGACGTACTCTCGCCGGTGGCGTGAACGATATGGCTGCTCAGATGTCGGGTGAGTCCACTGCCGAACTAGTACACACCCTCATTTACTTATACCCCACATTCAATCAGAGGCATCTTCTGCTGGTCTTGCATCGGTTGGCTCCGATGGGTCGGTCACGATGACTGTTCACCAAGTCAACGGTGACGGCGCTGGTCCATACACATGCGACGTCTCTGCGGACGCATCTGGCCAGAACTTTGTGGCCATGGAGGTGACGACCAATGTGCCGGGCCAGAACTCGCGTTCGCAAGCCAAGGCTGAGGACTTCCCGCTTGTGGCTCAGATGCCAGCGTATGTGATGACATATTTTCtctgagtatatgcgctgaCTCTGGGGTTCGTGTGAATGTAGGGGTACGACGTGCACTGGTGGCCCAGACGGCAACGCTTGCATTGTACGATGCCGCAATGCGGCTCGTGCCGGACCGTTTGGTGGATGTGTACCGGTTACAAATGCTGCTGAAGCAGGAGCCAAAGGCAAGGTGAGGAGTGTTTTAAAAGTTGTTTTCACAAGAGTATGCTCATGCTAATGCTGTTGTGATAGGCTCCTGCGAAGCGGGAAGTGACAATCGCCGAGGCGGAAGAGGCACTCAGGGAGGACATGGAGAAGCGATCTGTTCAGGCTGAGAAGAAGAGGTACCTGCGCACTCGTGTTGCCGGTGTCAAGGCCGGATACTGGATCTAAGAGTGTATGCGAGCGTAAAAGTCGATTAGTGTATTCATACCGTAGATACATATTATACGGGATAATGGGAAGTTATAACCCTCGGATTTTATCGATTCACTTGAGAGCCAGGCCAGATATGATTTGCCCTTTCGGCAAATATAATCATCGTTCAATGCACATCCACTAACGAATACAGTAACGTGAAAGCTACAATATGTTGTTGACATTAGCCGCAAGAACTTATGAAGTTGGACTCTGGTTTCATTAAAGCAACCCACCAACGTTACTCCGTGAATCATTAATAAACTGCTAGTCGATGATACGGTGCATACAGCTGAGTAGGCTTACATCATCGAGGGCTTTCAACGATACCGTGGATGATCGGGCCGGTGGATCGCACCAGTCATGACTTCGGGTCGCATTCGTTTGTCCCCTTTATAGTCATTCCTTGGAAGACTTCTCACAGATCTTACCTGCATTTATCTAACTTTGTCCTATCTTGGGTCTCACAGTCCAGTTTTGTGGTTTGATTATTCAGAAAGTTAATTGCGGAAGAAACGATGGAGACTAATCATATCTTAAGCTTGATGCTGAATCTTTGTCAAATACTGGATTGAGCTCAAGTCATTTGGGCTTCCGATTCGTAGATTATGGCTTAACAGGTCGAAAAACCAGCGTCTTTCATAGTCGAAGTTTTGTAAATCATGACAATCATTGCTCACTCGAGACTCGGAAGTTCAAACCATGTGGAAATTAGCCTCCCCTAAGGTAGCTTGAGCGCCGAAATACATTTACGTATTGGAGAACCACACTCGGATGTCATGAGGTAGAGGCTCCCGCAAGCTAAATAGCCGGACCCAGTAAGCTCGCGCTATGGGGCAGCTATTCACCACAATGCACCGTTTCAAAAGGACGTTTTGTCTTTTCTTATTGCTCTCATTTCTATCCTTGCTTCCACCGGCGACCCTCTCATTTGTTGCCCGCTCCCCGACGGCCAAATACCCTGACTTGTACGAAGCATCCATCGGGGAGTTACAGAACGGATTGGATAAAGGTGACTTTACAAGCGTGGATCTAGTGAAAGTACGTCCCACCCCCCCACGAGTTATCCACGACATCCAATACATTGAACGATCTCAAAGGCATATTTCGCGCGGATCGATGAAGTCAACTTGAAAGGGCCGAAACTTCGTGCTGTCATTGAATTGAATCCCCAAGCCATAGCCCAGGCCGCAGCACTCGATGCCGAGCGTAAGAGAACGGGTAAACGATCCCCCTTGCATGGCATACCTATATTGTTGAAGGATAATATTGCAACCTTAGCGAGCGAAGGTAAGAAATTCCTTTGTTGAGATACTTCTACAGGAACGATTATGTCATTTGTTAGGTATGAATACCACTGCAGGTTCATATGCACTTCTCAAGTCGGTCGTTCCCGGTGACGCAACTGTTGCTGCCAAACTTCGAAAAGCTGGCGCAGTATTACTTGGAAAAGCCAACTTGGTAATTTACCTCTCTCTTACGCTCATGCACTGAGAAAATCATATTTTATTGTTCTTAGTCCGAATGGGCAAATATTCGTGGTACTTTCATCTCGGCATCGGGATGGTCAGCTGTTGGAGGTCAAGCAACGAATCCTTATTATCCTGCAGCTGACCCTTGTGGCTCTTCGTCAGGAAGCGGAGTGGCAACAGCTATAGGACTGGCCGCTGGATCACTGGGAACCGAAACTGATGGGAGTATAATATGTCCATCAAGCTATAACAACCTTGTCGGTGTCAAACCTACAGTAGGTTTGACTTCTAGGGAAGGCGGTAGGACAATGGTCTATTTGCACATTGAATAACTTTTGCTCATACATTTGACTACAGTGGTCCCGATATCGTCTCATCAGGACACAGTAGGCCCGATGACGAGAAGTGTGGCGGATGCAGCTGTCATTCTATCAATCATTGCTGGGCGAGATAAGAAAGATAACTATACAGAGACCGCGCCATCCAAGATCCCAGACTACACACAGTTCCTTCATGTAAACGCAATCAAAGGGAAGCGTTTTGGTGTCCCCCGAGCGGTATTTACAGATGACTCTATTACCGGCAATCACCCGAGTATCAACGCTGAATTCAACAAGTCATTGGATATAATTCGCTCCCTTGGTGGAATCGTGGTTGACCCCGCAGATTTACCAGACGCACATGAAATCCCCGATAGCCAAGAATTGACTGTTTTAAAGGTAGATCTCAAGGTTGGTGACCTCAACGTTGTTTTTGTGAGTGGGTCTCACGCGATTCCAGGTTGACCTCAATAAATACTTGAAGAGTTTGAAGTCTATCCCGACCAAGACGGGTACCTTGGAAAAGATTATCCAGTTCAATGATGCTTATAAGGGTCTAGAGCAGCCGAAAGGTTACGAAGGCCAAACTATGTACGCTGGGAGATTCAGTAAATGCCAAACTGTGGCTGACATGGCGCATTTAGATTTATTGATGCAGAGGCAACTTCAGGGTACAACTCGACATATTACGATGCACTCCGCGAGAACTACAAACTGGGACGTCAGCGAGGAATTGACGGTGCACTTAAGTCGTACAAGCTTGACGCGTTACTCCTCCCGAGCAATGGTACGCGGAACAGCACTTCTTTTGAAATTCACGACGCACTCAACGCACTGGTTCTAGGGTATACTACAACTCCTGCGGCAATTGCTGGGTATCCGATCGTCACAGGTAGAACTTTTTTGCCTGAATTTAGACAGTCACCTGATGTGAcgacctaaaatcagtaccACTGGGATTTCATCCCGACGATACGCATGTTGAGAGCGCTGGACCCTATACGGTCTTTCCTGCGCCGGTGAGCAATTAAACTCCTTACTCTCACTGGCATCTAATGTTGTTTCATAGGGTGTGCCGTTTGGATTATCATTCCTGGGAACAGCATATAGCGAAACCAGCCTGATCGGATTTGCCTATGCTTACGAACAACGTACACACACCCGGCTGAAAAGACTCGCATACAAGGACGCTATTCCGAAAACACAGCTTCAAGATATCATTCTCTAAGCGAGAGGTCCATATCCAAGTGAAAAATGATCCTTTCAGTTGGGACTTCCAGTTGGGACCCTATTCCCTGTTGTGTGCCTCATTCTGTGATGTATAAATGTATCACGTGTCAAATTATGTTGATCAGGGTCGCTGGTTGACCACGGCGGCGCGACACCGGCGGTGATGGAACGCTGGGCGTGTGCCTTGATGACGGGAAATGAAAGAAGTCGGAATTTTCCCCATGTTCAATCCGTTTGGAATTCTCTCCCACCACGGTCAAAAGCGCGCTGATCTACAACAGACATCTAGAAATCCACCCGCCCTTCCTGTCCTTTCTGCTCTTCATTATGCAGCCTCTATTGGGTTGCTACCTGACTATTACCCTAATTTTGTCACTCTTTTCAAACGGTGCTACCGCGACCTACTCGAAAACGCCAAAGTATCCCGATCTCTATGAAGCATCGATTGTTGAATTGCAATATGGCCTAGAGAGGTGTCAATTTTCTAGCGTTGATCTGGTCAAAGTGTGTCCCTGTTCTCTTCGAAAAACATCTCTCATTGATTAGTCGCTCAGGCATACTTAGCACGTATCGAGGAGGTCAATCTCAAGGGGCCTAAGCTCCGTGCCGTCATCGAAATAAACCCCAAGGCGATACAGCAAGCCGCTTCGCTCGACAACGAGCGCAAGAAGGGAAGGAAACGTTCGCCGTTGCAT
This window harbors:
- a CDS encoding amidase → MHRFKRTFCLFLLLSFLSLLPPATLSFVARSPTAKYPDLYEASIGELQNGLDKGDFTSVDLVKAYFARIDEVNLKGPKLRAVIELNPQAIAQAAALDAERKRTGKRSPLHGIPILLKDNIATLASEGMNTTAGSYALLKSVVPGDATVAAKLRKAGAVLLGKANLSEWANIRGTFISASGWSAVGGQATNPYYPAADPCGSSSGSGVATAIGLAAGSLGTETDGSIICPSSYNNLVGVKPTVGLTSREGVVPISSHQDTVGPMTRSVADAAVILSIIAGRDKKDNYTETAPSKIPDYTQFLHVNAIKGKRFGVPRAVFTDDSITGNHPSINAEFNKSLDIIRSLGGIVVDPADLPDAHEIPDSQELTVLKVDLKVGDLNVVFSLKSIPTKTGTLEKIIQFNDAYKGLEQPKGYEGQTIFIDAEATSGYNSTYYDALRENYKLGRQRGIDGALKSYKLDALLLPSNGTRNSTSFEIHDALNALVLGYTTTPAAIAGYPIVTVPLGFHPDDTHVESAGPYTVFPAPGVPFGLSFLGTAYSETSLIGFAYAYEQRTHTRLKRLAYKDAIPKTQLQDIIL